The proteins below come from a single Eptesicus fuscus isolate TK198812 chromosome 5, DD_ASM_mEF_20220401, whole genome shotgun sequence genomic window:
- the LOC103292219 gene encoding 60S ribosomal protein L27, which translates to MGKFMKPGKVVLVLAGRYSGRKAVIVKNIDDGTSDRPYSHALVAGIDRYPRKVTAAMGKKKIAKRSKIKSFVKVYNYNHLMPTRYSVDIPLDKTVVNKDVFRDPALKRKARREAKVKFEERYKTGKNKWFFQKLRF; encoded by the coding sequence ATGGGCAAGTTTATGAAACCCGGGAAGGTGGTGCTGGTCCTGGCCGGACGCTACTCCGGACGCAAAGCCGTCATCGTAAAGAACATTGATGATGGCACCTCGGATCGCCCCTACAGCCATGCTCTGGTGGCTGGAATTGACCGCTACCCCCGAAAAGTGACAGCTGCCATGGGCAAGAAGAAAATTGCCAAGAGGTCAAAGATCAAGTCTTTTGTGAAAGTTTATAACTACAATCACCTCATGCCCACAAGGTACTCTGTGGACATCCCCTTGGACAAAACTGTTGTCAACAAGGACGTTTTCAGAGACCCTGCTCTAAAACGCAAGGCCCGACGGGAGGCCAAAGTCAAGTTTGAAGAGAGGTACAAGACCGGCAAGAACAAATGGTTCTTCCAGAAGCTGCGGTTttag